A genomic segment from Nicotiana sylvestris chromosome 1, ASM39365v2, whole genome shotgun sequence encodes:
- the LOC138870033 gene encoding uncharacterized protein, which produces MAIYMNVQELLVIEDSDLLIHQVREEWATKNSKILLYLRHVQELRKRFTKTKFQLVPRVQNEFANALAIISSIIQHPDKNFIDPISVKIHYQPTYCAHVEEEVDGKPWFHDIKEYLAKGEYPELANAI; this is translated from the coding sequence atggccatttACATGAAcgtccaagagttgctagtgatcgaggattcagacttgcttatacatcaggttcgagaagaatgggcgaccaagaactctaagatacttcttTATCTACGTCAtgtgcaggagttgagaaagaggttcacaaagacaaaaTTCCAGCTTGtccccagggtccagaatgaatttgcCAATGCATTGGCTATCATATCATCCataatacaacatccagataagaactttatTGATCCCATTTCGGTAAAGATCCATTATCAGCcaacttactgtgctcatgtcgaagaagaagtagacggaaagccttggtttcatgatatcaaggaatacttggcaaaaggggAATACCCAGAGCTCGCAAACGCTATTTAG
- the LOC138870031 gene encoding uncharacterized protein, which yields MPRKDVATSWTEEFQKAFDKIKEYLYKLPVLVPPELGRPLLLYFSVLDGAFGCVLGQHDETRRKKQAIYYLSKKFTPYEARSFGKNPVNGEYEPLKTYFPEDEVSFAEKDITEAYNGWRMFFDGAKNFKGVGIRVVLVSKTGQHYPVSAKLRFPCTNNMAEYEACILRLKLAIDMNVQELLVIGNSYLLVHQVLGEWATKKTKIFPYLHYVQELIKRFTKIEFKHIPRIQNEFADAKIEFKHVPRIQNEFADVLDIVFHNTIPR from the exons ATGCCGAGGAAAGATGTTGCAACAAGCTGGACTGAAGAATTCCAGAAAGCCTTCGATAAAATCAAGGAGTATTTATATAAACTACCCGTATTGGTCCCACCAGAACTTGGAAGACCTCTACTGCTTTATTTTtccgtgttagatggagcttttggtTGCGTTCTTGGACAACACGACGAAACTAGAAGAAAGAAGCAGGCAATATATTACctaagcaagaagttcacaccttatgaagcccG ATCATTTGGAAAAAATCCTGTAAATGGGGAATACGAAccattgaaaacatattttcccgaaGATGAGGTGTCATTCGCAGAAAAAGATATCACCGAGGCGTAtaatggttggaggatgttctttgacggagcaaaaaacttcaaaggagtaggcattagAGTTGTCTTAGTATCAAAAACTGGTCAACACTATCCGGTATCCGCAAAACtcaggtttccatgcaccaacaatatggcggaGTATGAGGCCTGCATCTTGAGACTCAagttggccattgacatgaacgttcaggagctTCTGGTGATTGGAAATTCATATCTTTTGGTGCACCAGGTTCTAGGGGAATGGGCTACAAAGAAAACCAAAATATTTCCATATTTGCACTATGTACAAGAGCTGatcaagaggttcacaaagatagaattcaaacatattccgaggattcagaatgagtttgcagatgcgaagatagaattcaaacatgttccgaggattcagaatgagtttgcagaTGTGTTAGACATTGTCTTCCATAATACAATACctagataa